A part of Lacibacter sp. H407 genomic DNA contains:
- a CDS encoding NAD(P) transhydrogenase subunit alpha produces MESVLNFISANEQMIYILMLVIFLGFIVISRVPAVLHTPLMSHANAISGVVIIGAIIVMGRADADNYAALILGFLAVVLGAINVVGGFVVTDRMLEMFKKKK; encoded by the coding sequence ATGGAAAGTGTTCTCAATTTTATTTCAGCAAACGAGCAGATGATCTACATTCTGATGCTGGTTATTTTTCTTGGCTTTATTGTCATCAGTCGTGTGCCTGCTGTATTGCATACGCCATTGATGAGTCATGCAAACGCCATCAGCGGTGTGGTAATTATTGGAGCCATCATTGTAATGGGCCGTGCCGATGCTGATAATTATGCCGCATTGATCCTTGGTTTCCTTGCCGTGGTGTTAGGTGCCATTAACGTAGTGGGTGGATTTGTTGTAACCGACCGCATGCTGGAAATGTTTAAAAAGAAAAAATAA
- a CDS encoding NAD(P)(+) transhydrogenase (Re/Si-specific) subunit beta, with protein sequence MGVSILSIIYIVGAITFIIGLKMMSHPDSARKGNMIAGAGMLAAILGTIFLYKNEDGTGLQNHLWIFGAIVIGTLYGVIAARKVKMTGMPEMVSLFNGLGGASATLISVVEFNHLAELNFPAELSTPGTMAILFSGIILGNITFSGSLIAWAKLSGKLKDFAFQGQHIVNILLLLASIVLSVYISSDLQSENTTVLFAAVFLLSLVYGVLFVMPIGGADMPVVISLLNSLSGLSAACGGFLFDNKVVFTGGILVGAAGTILTVLMCKAMNRSLTNVLIGSFGGSKAAAGNKEQGAYKEISLNDSAVVMSYASKVMIVPGYGLAVAQAQHTCHELQKMLEAKGVDVKYAIHPVAGRMPGHMNVLLAEADVSYEKLLEMEQSNEEFPSVDLVLILGANDVVNPAAKSDPSSPIYGMPILDVGLAKNVVVVKRSMKPGYAGIENELFFHPKTSMLFGDAKKVLQDLIAEIKSI encoded by the coding sequence ATGGGAGTTTCAATTTTAAGTATCATTTATATTGTTGGTGCCATCACCTTTATCATTGGATTGAAAATGATGTCGCATCCTGATTCGGCACGCAAAGGAAACATGATTGCAGGTGCAGGAATGCTTGCAGCTATTCTCGGTACCATTTTTTTATACAAAAATGAAGACGGTACAGGCTTACAAAATCATCTTTGGATATTTGGTGCAATTGTGATCGGCACATTGTATGGTGTGATCGCTGCAAGAAAAGTAAAGATGACAGGTATGCCTGAAATGGTGAGCTTGTTTAATGGATTGGGTGGCGCAAGTGCTACATTGATCTCGGTAGTTGAATTCAATCATTTAGCGGAACTGAATTTTCCGGCTGAATTATCAACACCCGGTACAATGGCTATTCTTTTCTCCGGAATTATTCTCGGCAATATTACATTCTCCGGTAGTTTAATTGCATGGGCTAAACTTAGTGGTAAGCTAAAAGACTTTGCATTCCAGGGACAACATATTGTAAACATCCTGTTACTGCTTGCAAGTATTGTCTTGTCAGTTTATATCAGTTCCGATCTGCAATCAGAAAATACAACCGTGTTATTTGCTGCTGTATTTCTTTTATCACTTGTTTACGGTGTATTATTCGTGATGCCTATTGGCGGTGCAGATATGCCCGTGGTGATCTCATTACTGAATTCATTGAGTGGATTAAGTGCAGCTTGTGGCGGTTTCCTGTTCGATAATAAAGTTGTTTTTACGGGTGGTATCCTCGTTGGTGCTGCCGGTACAATTCTTACTGTGTTGATGTGTAAGGCTATGAACCGCTCATTGACCAATGTATTGATCGGCTCGTTTGGTGGAAGCAAAGCAGCAGCGGGAAATAAAGAACAGGGAGCATATAAAGAGATCAGTTTAAACGATTCAGCAGTTGTAATGAGTTACGCAAGTAAAGTAATGATCGTGCCGGGTTATGGGTTAGCTGTGGCGCAGGCGCAACATACTTGTCATGAGTTACAAAAAATGTTGGAGGCAAAAGGAGTGGATGTAAAATATGCGATTCATCCTGTTGCCGGACGTATGCCAGGACACATGAATGTATTGCTTGCAGAAGCGGATGTGAGTTATGAAAAACTATTGGAAATGGAACAGAGCAACGAGGAATTTCCATCAGTTGACCTGGTATTGATACTTGGTGCCAACGATGTGGTGAACCCGGCTGCAAAATCTGATCCTTCTTCACCCATATATGGAATGCCCATTCTTGATGTTGGACTTGCAAAGAATGTGGTAGTAGTAAAACGCAGCATGAAACCCGGTTATGCAGGTATTGAGAACGAGTTGTTCTTTCATCCCAAAACCTCGATGTTGTTTGGTGATGCGAAAAAAGTATTGCAGGATCTGATCGCTGAGATCAAGAGCATATAG